TGCTGAAGTTTATCTGTTATGCAGTGGTTAATCTGGTTGTTTTGAATTGGAAATAAGGTCATTTTTTGCTAATTTTATTGGGATTTATTTTTGTTGATTAAAAACAGTAGATGACAACCATAGAACAAATAATTGCTAAACAAAGAAAGAAGTTTGCCGCAACAACGCATCGGCTTAGAGAGCGGAATTTCGAGAGAAATCTGCCATTTTTGATTTTATCAGAGCACCTTCCTTCAAGTCAGGGCTATTATGAGTTTGCAGACGGCCATATAGAGATTCAAGAGGTATATACTGTCGGCCCAGATATAGCAACCAGATTTATTCGTACATTATCTGATCAAGAGGCAGAAGCAGTTAGAGAATACTATAAGCAAAAAAATGGATTACAATAAACCGACATTGCTTGTTGTATCTGGTCCTAATGGAGCTGGGAAGTCTACTTATATAGCATCAATGTTGCCAGATGAATTTGTTGATGCATTGCCTTTTGATAGGGATCTTACCCGAACAAGATTCAGTAAAGAGTTACATGGTCAATACCTTTCTCCAGAGCAAGTCACCAGTCATGCATCGATGATGATGGAGGAATACCTTTCATCAAAAATTAATACAGCAATTACGAATAGGGATCATTTTGTCCTGGAGACGCCTTTGTCTCATCCCGATTATTGGAGATATATTGATCGTTTTGAAAAGCATGGCTATCAAATTCAATTGAACTATTTCTGTCTTGATGATATTCAGATTTGTAAGCAACGTGTTGGACAAAGAGTAAAAGAAGGAGGACATGCTGTAGATGCCAGGACAATTAAAGGAGTTTATGAACAAAATTTGAAGTTTATAAACGAATATTGGAATGCTTTTAACTGTATTTATATTTATGATAGCACTTGGGATCCTTATTTGCTGGCTGTGATTGATAATGGCGTTACTTATTTCTATAACCACAGAGCGTTAAAAACTAAGTGGTTAATTAATGGAATGCCGACAATTGCCAAATTGATTAAAGATTTTTCGTCATGACATTCGACTACGAGCTTTCCTCGCTGATTCATTGAATATATTTCAAAGTGTTAACCTCACCTAATATCGACATTTTCTCTCCCCCTATGCAACCTTTTTCCCGCTCACTCGTCTTTTAAAGAACATTAAGTTGCCGACTTAATTAATATTTCTTAACTGATTTGTATTCAACTCGTACGCATGAAACGTTATTTATTGACATTAGTGGCCATGCTGTCCCTGGCGACACTGGTACAAGCCCAACAACCCAAAAAAGAAAAAGAAGTCCTGCTGATCGGTGTATTCCATTTTAATAACCCTGGCGCCGATCTGGTTAAAACCAAATCATTCGACGTAATGAGCGATAAAGCGCAGCATGAACTGGAAACGATCACCGATCAGATTAAAAAATTCAAGCCCACCAAAATATTCGTTGAATGGGACTATGATGATCAGCATAGTCTGGATACCTTATACGACCTGTATCTGAAAGACACGTATTTTAAATACGTACAGGATAAATACCCGAAAAGCAATTTCTATAAACAGAATGAGATATTTCAATTGTCGTTCAGAGCAGGTAAGAAAGCCGGACTGAATAAGATTCACGCCATCGATGTAGCCATTGACTGGCCTTATGATAGCGTCATGACAGCAATGAAAAAAGCAGGTCAGACAGATCTACAGGCAGAAATTGATAACGTTATAAAACAGCATGGAGAAAAGGACAATGCTTTAATGCAAAAACTCTCCCTGACCCAGTTGTTACTGGAATATAATACAATGAAGTCCCGTAATGAGAACCTGGGGTTATACCTGACCACCTTCAATAAAGCAGGTGCAGTAAATGATTTTGCAGGTGCTTATTCTACAGCTGCCTGGTACAAACGCAATCTCTACATGTATTCTTTAGTACAGAAGCTGACAGAGCGTAACGATGAGCGTGTAATGGTAGTGCTGGGAGCCGGCCATGCTGCCCTGTTTAAGCACTTCATCGATCTGGATGATAATTACAAGGTTGTAGAGCTGAGTGATGTGCTGAAGAAAAAATAAATACCACAGATAAACGAAAAGAGGTGGTCTCGAAAATTAATCATTGGCGAAAGCCACCGCGCGCAGCGCGGAACCACTCAGCTGATACCGAAGGTATCAGCTGTAAATCAAATGTGGTAAAGTACGATGTTGATTAAAACATGGTTACTAAAATGATAACATATCAGAAGACCTCTTTTCAAAAATTCTTATGATTTACTCCAATGAACCAGGTCATACGGATAATACGGATTGTCTTTGTAGGAGGAGTCATCCAGCCCCATTATTTTAGTGATGGCACCAGCTTCCCAGGACCAGTAGCCCGAATAGGCATGGTCCCGCTTATGGCTGTCGTACCATGGATCACTTCTATGAAGGTCGTACCAGTTTTCCAGGTATTGCTTCATTGCTGCCGCCGCATCTTCTTTGTTCATACGGGTGATAGCCAGCAACGACTGGTATAATTCAGGAGCAAGTAACCCCTCAGGATGAGGGCCTTCTGCTAGTCTGCCGTGGATAATAAACCAGAGAATGGCATCCGGTTGCCAATCGGGATAGTCCGATCCGGCATCAGATTGCGCGATATACTGAACGATTCCCTTAAACTGATCATCAGGAATTTGCAGTAGGTAACCGATTGAAATCATTTCCAGCATATCAGCAGCAGCTGAATCTTCTTCCCATCCTTTGGCATACCAGTCTGCCGCCTGAATGAAGACGCCATAGCATTGATCTATCGGTGTTCCCATGGAATAGAGCGTGGTAAACTTGTTGAGGTAATCGACGCCCAGGGCCCAGTCGTGATATGGAGCGGCTTTTCCTTGTGCGATCATCATTTCCCGGGTTTGAATATCCTGGGCGATCGTTGCATCTCTTTCCTTCAGTGCCGTTTCAAAATATTTTGCATTCTTTAGCTGCGCCCGCTGACCAGCGGGGCGCGCGTCTTCCTGTGTGTTGGATCCGCCAAACAATTTGTTTAAAAAGCCCATTTTAATGATATTATAGAATTATCAGAACCACCCCGCTATCGTTTTTCCCAATCCGCTGCCTAGAATCCCGCCTATGGCGCCTCCTACCAATCCACCGACAACGGTACCTATACCCGGACAAATAGCGGTGCCTATGATGGCGCCTAGTTCAGCGCCTGCCCAGCCACCGGCAATGGCGCCTGCCGCGCCGCCAACGGCTGCCTGTGTTTTTTTACCGAAGTGACCTTCTTCTTCGTAGGTATTGTAGACGTTTAAAACCTCTAATCCGATACCTACTACGATCAATCCCCTTCCGGCAACTTTACCGGCCACACTCAATACCTTGGAGCGTGAAACGGCCTGTGCAGCTTTGAACAGTCCTTCATTTGCACCTGTAGCTAATTTACTA
The Chitinophaga sp. Cy-1792 genome window above contains:
- a CDS encoding PoNe immunity protein domain-containing protein, which encodes MGFLNKLFGGSNTQEDARPAGQRAQLKNAKYFETALKERDATIAQDIQTREMMIAQGKAAPYHDWALGVDYLNKFTTLYSMGTPIDQCYGVFIQAADWYAKGWEEDSAAADMLEMISIGYLLQIPDDQFKGIVQYIAQSDAGSDYPDWQPDAILWFIIHGRLAEGPHPEGLLAPELYQSLLAITRMNKEDAAAAMKQYLENWYDLHRSDPWYDSHKRDHAYSGYWSWEAGAITKIMGLDDSSYKDNPYYPYDLVHWSKS
- a CDS encoding zeta toxin family protein: MDYNKPTLLVVSGPNGAGKSTYIASMLPDEFVDALPFDRDLTRTRFSKELHGQYLSPEQVTSHASMMMEEYLSSKINTAITNRDHFVLETPLSHPDYWRYIDRFEKHGYQIQLNYFCLDDIQICKQRVGQRVKEGGHAVDARTIKGVYEQNLKFINEYWNAFNCIYIYDSTWDPYLLAVIDNGVTYFYNHRALKTKWLINGMPTIAKLIKDFSS
- a CDS encoding DUF5694 domain-containing protein, encoding MKRYLLTLVAMLSLATLVQAQQPKKEKEVLLIGVFHFNNPGADLVKTKSFDVMSDKAQHELETITDQIKKFKPTKIFVEWDYDDQHSLDTLYDLYLKDTYFKYVQDKYPKSNFYKQNEIFQLSFRAGKKAGLNKIHAIDVAIDWPYDSVMTAMKKAGQTDLQAEIDNVIKQHGEKDNALMQKLSLTQLLLEYNTMKSRNENLGLYLTTFNKAGAVNDFAGAYSTAAWYKRNLYMYSLVQKLTERNDERVMVVLGAGHAALFKHFIDLDDNYKVVELSDVLKKK